A genomic segment from Gracilimonas sediminicola encodes:
- the rplP gene encoding 50S ribosomal protein L16: protein MLEPKRVQRRRVHRDKLKGNAQRGHIINFGDFGLKALEPKFITSRQIEACRIAIARSLQRDGQTFIRIFPDRPMTSKPAETRMGKGKGALDHWVAVVKPGRILFEIAGVNEERAKEALRRAAHKLPIKTKFVVRRDYQGG, encoded by the coding sequence ATGTTAGAACCAAAACGAGTTCAGAGACGCCGTGTTCATCGCGATAAGCTGAAAGGCAACGCACAACGTGGCCACATTATTAACTTTGGTGATTTTGGACTGAAAGCTCTTGAGCCGAAGTTCATTACTTCACGCCAAATTGAAGCTTGCCGTATCGCAATTGCACGATCGTTGCAACGTGACGGGCAGACGTTCATCCGTATTTTCCCGGATCGTCCGATGACAAGCAAACCGGCTGAAACCCGTATGGGTAAAGGTAAAGGTGCTTTGGATCACTGGGTAGCGGTTGTAAAACCCGGACGTATTCTCTTTGAGATTGCCGGTGTAAACGAAGAACGCGCCAAAGAAGCTTTACGACGTGCTGCGCATAAGTTACCTATCAAAACCAAGTTCGTAGTCCGACGAGACTACCAGGGAGGATAA